The following proteins are encoded in a genomic region of Bacteroidia bacterium:
- a CDS encoding T9SS type A sorting domain-containing protein: MKKIIFVAFTLYSVVAYSNKVTITNSGFAFSPDSISINLGDTIVFQLGGTHNAVEVNQTTWNSNGTTALSGGFNTPFTGGQITGLTPGYHYYVCTNHAFMGMKGKIFVVSNSNINNLVYKNKTIDVFPNPTSGILKLQTNFELSNPNNRFSIYNISGEKINSSKVLSNEIDMSGFPKGIYFIEIIADKRTYVKKITLE; this comes from the coding sequence ATGAAAAAAATAATATTCGTAGCATTTACACTTTATTCAGTTGTTGCATATAGTAATAAAGTGACAATAACTAATTCAGGTTTTGCTTTCTCACCTGATAGTATAAGCATTAATTTAGGCGACACTATCGTATTTCAACTAGGTGGAACGCATAATGCTGTTGAAGTAAACCAAACTACATGGAACTCAAATGGAACAACTGCACTTAGTGGAGGATTTAACACTCCATTTACAGGCGGGCAAATAACAGGACTCACTCCAGGGTATCATTATTATGTTTGTACTAACCATGCATTTATGGGAATGAAAGGGAAAATCTTTGTAGTTTCAAATTCTAATATTAATAATCTTGTTTATAAAAATAAAACAATTGATGTTTTTCCTAATCCAACCAGTGGAATATTAAAGTTGCAAACAAACTTTGAATTATCTAATCCAAATAACAGATTTTCAATTTACAATATTTCTGGCGAAAAGATTAATTCAAGTAAAGTGTTAAGTAACGAAATTGACATGTCTGGTTTTCCAAAAGGAATTTATTTTATAGAAATAATTGCAGATAAAAGAACTTATGTTAAGAAAATTACATTAGAATAA
- a CDS encoding cupredoxin domain-containing protein — KDAPATSNEVYMSNSVFTPSTITVELGTTVKWTNKESVLHTVTSDSLIFNSGNLDKNKTFSFTFNSKGTYPYRCILHNNMTGTVIVQ, encoded by the coding sequence AAGGATGCTCCTGCAACTTCAAATGAAGTTTACATGTCAAATTCAGTATTTACACCTTCCACAATAACTGTTGAGTTAGGAACAACAGTTAAATGGACAAATAAAGAGTCTGTTTTGCACACTGTTACTAGCGATAGCTTAATTTTTAATAGCGGAAATCTAGATAAAAATAAAACTTTTTCGTTCACCTTTAATTCAAAAGGGACTTATCCATATCGTTGTATTCTTCATAACAATATGACAGGTACAGTAATTGTTCAATAA